One stretch of Corallococcus soli DNA includes these proteins:
- a CDS encoding glutathione S-transferase family protein has translation MAHSSAAPVSVPPRYLCSSPHPQQAFYSPYAQYRALQPFGQVPVFQEDGLTLFESGAIVFHIASRSDVLLPADAAGRARAMTWVFAALNSMELFIMQLAEIDLFNADQQWARLHRPDVEKAVQRRLQELATALGDREYLEERFTVGDLMMTTVLRNLRHTQLVDSVPTLKAYQERCEARPAFQRALAAQLEPFQRR, from the coding sequence CTGGCGCACAGCTCGGCGGCACCCGTCAGCGTCCCTCCTCGGTACCTCTGCTCCAGCCCCCACCCTCAACAGGCCTTCTATTCGCCCTATGCGCAGTACCGCGCCCTCCAGCCCTTCGGCCAGGTGCCGGTGTTCCAGGAGGATGGCCTCACCCTCTTCGAGTCGGGGGCGATCGTGTTCCACATCGCGTCCCGCAGCGACGTGCTGCTGCCCGCCGACGCAGCGGGCCGGGCGCGCGCCATGACCTGGGTGTTCGCGGCGCTCAACTCCATGGAACTCTTCATCATGCAACTGGCGGAGATCGACCTGTTCAACGCGGACCAGCAGTGGGCCCGGCTCCACCGGCCGGACGTGGAGAAGGCCGTCCAGCGGCGGCTCCAGGAGCTGGCGACGGCCCTGGGCGACCGCGAGTACCTGGAGGAGCGCTTCACCGTGGGCGACCTGATGATGACCACCGTGCTGCGCAACCTCCGCCACACCCAGCTCGTGGACAGCGTGCCCACCTTGAAGGCCTACCAGGAGCGCTGTGAAGCGCGGCCCGCCTTCCAGCGGGCCCTGGCAGCCCAACTGGAGCCGTTCCAGCGGCGGTAG
- a CDS encoding lipase family protein encodes MRYIKAPKVSKLLPPEPQLPSIGSRILALTTQVMAKVRREHVKRFSSKKPTFVIGRQAPGTGEIVMHFGDLSKEQDLTVFCMPPGNYDIIESHLDGLTTERFTTTRSSRSSGSVHRSLRESASIPLVMEAMLHMVDGISAMGDLSHDQVDRTLRVSNMLMRASATLHALQDLQARSILPDLAVDLILALDSPIPADAVLDLMLVHMHRLSLSKTPVSQDVVMAGAKLLAEVALRMNYLEPMPYLTGVPDGHDRMQWAFKELSLARQSSDPAVKARFVRELNEKVIPYLRSEFSFSQGLAMFLAYLSLEPGIRIERNVTVWESDPALAHKSHARHFELKSTLEQVVGEPLLNRFESMALEFHPAAKIQFWRSMGSSAPEFYVAATGTTSWGKDFDALWKERNVTTGALANVDPLGVAYQGVKAILDPVLQELKKLGATKSSRITVTGHSLGGAVALRLAYMLKALGYEDINCTAFSAPALDEETFEQMNFRIGAEKAAKGIYLIDDPKDYAPGGGYQTPLGLRIRSGFSSSKGGRLGIVDSQADDLLLGHGTPGQVWRMICGGPILGKDPHAEFNPNSSLWIIRYFRCITGPFIFARSPLEQDMVALARKRKAQARQQALPPPESE; translated from the coding sequence ATGCGGTACATCAAGGCCCCCAAGGTCTCCAAGCTGCTCCCGCCCGAGCCCCAGCTGCCGTCCATCGGGTCACGCATCCTGGCGCTCACGACGCAAGTCATGGCAAAGGTGCGGCGCGAGCACGTCAAGCGGTTCAGTTCCAAGAAGCCTACGTTCGTCATTGGCAGACAGGCCCCCGGCACCGGGGAGATCGTCATGCACTTCGGGGATCTCTCCAAGGAGCAGGACCTCACGGTCTTTTGCATGCCTCCGGGGAACTACGACATCATCGAATCGCACCTGGATGGGCTCACCACCGAGCGGTTCACGACGACGCGCTCAAGCAGATCGAGCGGCTCCGTCCACAGGTCGTTGCGCGAGTCGGCCAGCATCCCGCTGGTGATGGAGGCCATGCTGCACATGGTGGACGGCATCTCCGCCATGGGCGATCTGTCCCATGATCAGGTGGACCGGACGCTGCGCGTGTCCAACATGCTGATGCGGGCCAGTGCCACCCTCCACGCGCTCCAGGACCTACAGGCCCGCTCCATCCTCCCGGACCTGGCCGTGGACCTCATCCTGGCCCTGGACTCGCCCATCCCCGCTGACGCCGTCCTCGACCTCATGCTGGTCCACATGCACCGGCTGTCCCTATCGAAGACACCGGTCAGCCAGGACGTGGTGATGGCAGGCGCCAAGCTGCTGGCCGAGGTGGCCCTCCGGATGAACTACCTGGAGCCGATGCCGTACCTCACCGGCGTCCCGGACGGCCATGACCGGATGCAGTGGGCCTTCAAGGAGCTGAGCCTCGCCAGGCAAAGTTCGGACCCCGCGGTGAAGGCGCGCTTCGTGCGCGAACTCAACGAGAAGGTCATCCCGTACCTGCGCTCGGAGTTCTCCTTCTCCCAGGGGCTGGCGATGTTCCTGGCCTACCTGTCCCTGGAGCCCGGCATCCGCATCGAACGCAACGTGACGGTGTGGGAATCCGACCCCGCACTCGCGCACAAGAGCCATGCGAGGCACTTCGAACTCAAGTCCACCCTGGAGCAGGTCGTCGGCGAGCCCCTGCTCAACCGCTTCGAGTCCATGGCGCTGGAGTTCCACCCCGCCGCGAAGATCCAGTTCTGGCGCTCCATGGGCTCCAGTGCGCCGGAGTTCTATGTGGCCGCCACCGGCACCACGTCCTGGGGCAAGGACTTCGACGCGCTGTGGAAGGAGCGCAACGTCACCACGGGCGCGCTCGCCAACGTGGACCCCCTGGGCGTCGCCTACCAGGGCGTGAAGGCCATCCTCGACCCCGTCCTCCAGGAGCTGAAGAAGCTGGGTGCCACGAAGTCCAGCCGCATCACCGTGACCGGTCACAGCCTGGGCGGCGCGGTGGCCCTGCGTCTGGCCTACATGCTCAAGGCGCTGGGCTACGAAGACATCAACTGCACGGCCTTCAGCGCGCCCGCCCTGGATGAGGAGACCTTCGAGCAGATGAACTTCCGCATCGGCGCGGAGAAGGCCGCCAAGGGCATCTACCTGATCGACGACCCGAAGGACTACGCGCCCGGCGGTGGCTACCAGACGCCGCTGGGGCTGAGGATCCGCTCTGGCTTCAGCTCCTCGAAGGGAGGCCGCCTGGGCATCGTCGACTCCCAGGCGGATGACCTGCTGCTGGGGCACGGCACCCCGGGTCAGGTCTGGCGGATGATCTGCGGGGGCCCCATCCTCGGGAAGGACCCGCACGCCGAATTCAACCCCAACTCCTCCCTCTGGATCATCCGGTACTTCCGCTGCATCACGGGCCCCTTCATCTTCGCCCGCAGTCCGCTGGAGCAGGACATGGTGGCGCTGGCCCGGAAGCGGAAGGCCCAGGCGAGGCAGCAGGCGCTCCCCCCCCCGGAATCCGAGTGA
- a CDS encoding DUF2277 domain-containing protein: MCRNIKPLFNFAPPATDDDIRAAALQFVRKIAGTRKPSKQNTDAFDVAVEEIYQSSKRMLDGLVATTPPRDRAKFEALKKLRFKRAEPR; encoded by the coding sequence ATGTGCCGGAACATCAAGCCCCTGTTCAACTTCGCGCCGCCCGCCACCGACGATGACATCCGCGCGGCGGCGCTCCAGTTCGTCCGGAAGATCGCCGGCACGCGCAAGCCGTCGAAGCAGAACACCGACGCGTTCGACGTTGCCGTCGAGGAGATCTACCAGAGTTCCAAGCGCATGCTCGACGGGCTGGTGGCGACGACGCCACCGCGCGACCGCGCGAAGTTCGAGGCCCTCAAGAAGCTGCGCTTCAAGAGGGCCGAACCCCGCTGA